A genome region from Polypterus senegalus isolate Bchr_013 chromosome 7, ASM1683550v1, whole genome shotgun sequence includes the following:
- the xpa gene encoding DNA repair protein complementing XP-A cells — protein MQDELEPELDSTAPPHTDMAQDGNTPVTKPPLSAAVRAKIERNRQRALLLRQARLASRPSSITEGASCAKIHKVIDSGAGFFIEEDEEQDKEQQQAERVLHKPGPVLECDYLLCEECDKPFMESYLSNSFDVHVCDSCRDADGKHALITRTEAKQTYLLKDCDLDKREPVLKFVLRKNPHNPRWGDMKLYLKLQVVKRSLEVWGSTDALEEAKDTRQVSREKLKQKRFDKKVKELRRAVRSSVWRKEAAVHQHVYGPEVEEDVFKKTCSICGHEVTYEKM, from the exons ATGCAGGACGAGCTGGAGCCAGAGCTGGATTCCACCGCTCCACCCCACACGGACATGGCACAGGATGGCAACACACCAGTCACCAaaccccctctgtcagcagcCGTCCGAGCGAAGATCGAGCGTAACAGGCAACGGGCCCTACTGCTGCGGCAAGCGCGGTTAGCCAGTCGGCCGTCCTCCATCACTGAAG GGGCCTCCTGTGCAAAGATACACAAGGTAATCGACTCGGGCGCCGGCTTCTTTATTGAAGAGGATGAGGAGCAGGACaaggagcagcaacaagccgaGCGAGTTCTTCACAAGCCAG GCCCAGTGCTCGAATGCGACTACCTGCTGTGTGAAGAGTGTGACAAGCCCTTCATGGAGTCCTACCTGAGTAACAGCTTTGACGTGCACGTCTGTGACAGCTGCAG AGACGCAGACGGCAAGCATGCGCTGATCACACGGACAGAAGCGAAGCAGACGTATCTCCTCAAAGACTGTGATTTGGACAAGAGGGAGCCGGTGCTCAAGTTTGTGTTGAGGAAGAACCCCCACAACCCACGCTGGGGCGACATGAAGCTCTACCTCAAACTGCAG GTAGTGAAGCGATCTCTTGAGGTGTGGGGGAGCACCGATGCCTTAGAAGAGGCCAAAGACACCCGGCAAGTGTCCCGAGAGAAGCTGAAGCAGAAGCGCTTTGATAAGAAGGTGAAAG AACTACGACGAGCCGTAAGAAGCAGCGTATGGAGGAAGGAGGCCGCCGTTCACCAGCACGTCTACGGGCCGGAGGTGGAGGAGGACGTGTTCAAAAAAACGTGTAGCATCTGTGGCCACGAAGTCACTTATGAGAAGATGTAA